One Corvus moneduloides isolate bCorMon1 chromosome Z, bCorMon1.pri, whole genome shotgun sequence genomic window carries:
- the LOC116438285 gene encoding uncharacterized protein LOC116438285 — MAELPLPAGLDARTFPAKLWRLANSPRVRSVRWDSQGRGLLIDRARFEQELLSSAGVQGPAPRTFRATQFRSIVRQLNRYGFYKVPGRAGAAVPGGAGAIVHYGNPWFRRDRPHLLLRIRRRSRASKHRLAPGPERRRRSPCGSQQRPRQRPRPAGPEGRGRFQALPRERPPLPAGRPPSGFLLLHRERTLPDGRELRSRRPSRFQQPPRERPLLARRPPCGFHFLHRDRPQPARRDGPSRFQELYGERPLPAEREVPRIPPCELLGLYGEPLLPVRREGLSRLQKLYGLQPPPAGLPPWAFQQPHMERPPPAGRELLRIPPCSFEQLQTEQQSPACKPSATPDSSASSAPPGSAACAASTTSSKTRNAPGQEELPSADLGLQVEAMIREIRRSVAERSPFAQGNANVAAESSGGEAGNRAAAEGALPGTESCRNSSPEPEEPDSI; from the exons ATGGCCGAGCTGCCGCTGCCCGCCGGGCTCGACGCCCGCACCTTCCCCGCCAAGCTGTGGCGCCTGGCGAACAGCCCCCGCGTCCGCTCCGTGcgctgggacagccagggccGGGGGCTGCTCATCGACCGCGCACgctttgagcaggagctgctcagctcgGCCGGCGTCCAGGGGCCGGCCCCGCGCACCTTCAGAGCCACGCAGTTCCGCAGCATCGTGCGCCAGCTGAACCGCTACGGCTTCTACAAggtgccgggccgggctggcGCGGCTGTgccgggcggtgccggggccATCGTCCACTATGGGAACCCCTGGTTTCGCCGCGACCGCCCCCACCTCCTGCTGCGCATCAGGCGCCGGAGCAGGGCCAGCAAGCACCGCCTGGCGCCCGGGCCGGAGCGGCGCAGGCGCTCGCCCTGCGGCTCCCAGCAGCGCCCCCGGCAGCggccgcggccggcggggccggaggGGCGCGGGCGGTTCCAGGCGCTGCCTCGGGagcggccgccgctgccggcggggcggccgccCAGCGGCTTCTTGCTCCTGCACAGGGAGCGGACGCTGCCGGACGGGCGGGAGCTGCGCAGCCGGCGGCCGAGCCGCTTCCAGCAGCCCCCCAGAGAGCGGCCGCTCCTGGCCCGGCGCCCGCCCTGTGGCTTCCACTTCCTCCACAGGGACCGGCCGCAGCCGGCCCGGCGGGACGGGCCCAGCCGCTTCCAGGAGCTGTACGGGGAGCGGCCGCTGCCTGCCGAGCGGGAGGTGCCCAGGATCCCGCCCTGCGAGCTCCTCGGGCTCTACGGGGAGCCGCTGCTGCCGGTCAGGCGGGAGGGGCTGAGCCGCCTCCAGAAGCTGTACGGGCTGCAGCCGCCGCCGGCCGGGCTGCCGCCCTGGGCTTTCCAGCAGCCCCACATGGAGCGGCCGCCTCCGGCCGGGCGGGAGCTGCTCAGGATCCCGCCGTGCAGCTTCGAGCAGCTCCAAACGGAGCAGCAGTCCCCAGCCTGCAAGCCATCAG CCACACCGGACAGTTCAGCCTCCAGTGCTccacctggcagtgctgcttgtGCAGCATCGACGACCTCCAGCAAGACACGGAATGCACCTGGGCAAGAGGAATTGCCTTCAGCGGATCTGGGCCTTCAGGTCGAGGCAATGATTCGGGAGATCAGGAGATCCGTGGCTGAAAGGTCTCCCTTTGCTCAG GGGAATGCTAATGTTGCTGCCGAGTCTTCAGGAGGGGAGGCTGggaacagggctgcagcagagggagcttTGCCTGGCACcgagagctgcaggaacagttCCCCAGAGCCCGAGGAGCCTG ATTCCATCTGA